Proteins from one Mycobacterium adipatum genomic window:
- a CDS encoding APC family permease, which yields MSKLSTATRRLVLGRPFRSDKLSHTLLPKRIALPVFASDALSSVAYAPEEIFLVLSVAGLASYSFAPWIGLAVAAVMMIVIASYRQNVHAYPSGGGDYEVVTTNLGGTAGLTVASALLVDYVLTVAVSMASAMANIGSAVPFINQHKVIFAVVAILVLASLNLRGIRESGTAFAIPTYAFMFGIFAMLGWGLFQIHVLGVPLQAESAAFEMHAENEGEDMVAIAMVFLVARAFSSGCAALTGVEAISNGVPAFRKPKSRNAATTLLMLGAVATTLFLGIIMLARETGVKMAERPEEQLVGAPADYHQKTLIAQLADAVFHDFPVGLYAIAGVTALILVLAANTAFNGFPVLGSILAQDRFLPRQLHTRGDRLAFSNGILFLALAAIAFVVAFQAEVTHLIQLYIVGVFVSFTLSQIGMVRHWTRFLKIETDPAARRTMMRSRVINAIGCACTGSVLLVVVVTKFLAGAWIAILAMGTLFVIMKLIRKHYDTVARELDEQEAELEDIVLPSRNHAVVLVSKLHLPTRRALAYARATRPDVLEAITVSVDDAETRELVHTWEESDVSTPLKVIASPYREITRPVLDYVKRITKESPRTVVTVFIPEYVVGHWWEQVLHNQSALRLKGRLLFEPNVMVTSVPWQLNSSERLKTLQPQSAPGDARRGFLD from the coding sequence GTGTCCAAGCTCTCGACGGCTACCCGCCGGTTGGTCCTGGGTAGGCCGTTCCGCAGCGACAAGCTGTCGCACACGCTGCTACCGAAGCGGATCGCCTTGCCGGTGTTCGCATCCGACGCGCTGTCCTCGGTCGCCTACGCGCCGGAGGAGATCTTCCTGGTGCTGTCGGTGGCCGGCCTGGCCTCCTATTCGTTCGCACCGTGGATCGGGCTGGCGGTGGCCGCGGTCATGATGATCGTCATCGCCAGCTACCGGCAGAACGTGCACGCCTACCCGTCCGGTGGTGGTGACTACGAGGTGGTGACCACCAATCTGGGCGGGACGGCCGGGCTGACGGTGGCCAGTGCGCTGCTGGTCGATTACGTGCTGACGGTGGCGGTGTCGATGGCCTCGGCGATGGCCAATATCGGTTCGGCGGTGCCGTTCATCAACCAGCACAAGGTGATCTTCGCGGTGGTCGCGATCCTGGTGCTGGCGTCGCTGAACCTGCGCGGAATCCGGGAGTCGGGCACCGCGTTCGCCATCCCGACGTATGCGTTCATGTTCGGCATCTTCGCGATGCTGGGCTGGGGCCTGTTCCAGATCCACGTGCTGGGTGTGCCGCTGCAGGCCGAGTCCGCCGCGTTCGAGATGCACGCCGAGAACGAGGGCGAGGACATGGTGGCGATCGCCATGGTGTTCCTGGTGGCGCGGGCCTTCTCGTCGGGCTGTGCGGCGCTGACCGGTGTGGAGGCGATCAGCAACGGGGTGCCCGCATTCCGCAAGCCCAAATCGCGCAATGCCGCCACCACGCTGCTGATGCTCGGTGCGGTGGCGACCACCCTGTTCCTCGGCATCATCATGCTGGCCAGGGAGACCGGTGTGAAGATGGCCGAGCGCCCGGAAGAACAACTGGTGGGCGCGCCGGCGGACTATCACCAGAAGACGCTCATCGCACAGTTGGCCGACGCGGTGTTCCACGATTTCCCGGTCGGCCTGTACGCGATCGCCGGGGTGACGGCGCTGATCCTGGTGCTCGCGGCCAATACCGCCTTCAACGGCTTCCCGGTGCTGGGGTCGATTCTGGCGCAGGACCGGTTTCTGCCGCGTCAACTGCACACCCGCGGTGACCGGTTGGCATTCTCCAACGGCATCCTGTTCCTGGCGCTGGCGGCCATCGCGTTCGTCGTCGCGTTCCAGGCCGAGGTCACGCACCTGATTCAGCTCTACATCGTGGGGGTGTTCGTGTCCTTCACGCTCAGCCAGATCGGGATGGTCCGGCACTGGACCCGCTTCCTCAAGATCGAGACCGATCCCGCGGCGCGGCGCACCATGATGCGCTCGCGGGTGATCAACGCCATCGGCTGCGCGTGTACCGGCTCGGTGCTCCTGGTGGTGGTGGTCACCAAGTTCCTGGCCGGTGCCTGGATCGCGATCCTGGCGATGGGCACCCTGTTCGTCATCATGAAGCTCATCCGTAAGCACTACGACACGGTGGCCCGCGAACTCGACGAGCAGGAAGCCGAACTCGAGGACATCGTGCTGCCCAGCCGCAACCATGCCGTGGTGCTGGTGTCCAAGCTGCATCTGCCGACGCGGCGGGCGTTGGCCTACGCGCGGGCCACCCGTCCGGACGTGCTGGAGGCGATCACGGTCAGCGTCGATGACGCCGAGACCCGCGAGCTCGTGCATACCTGGGAGGAGAGCGACGTCAGCACACCGCTGAAGGTCATTGCCTCGCCCTACCGCGAGATCACCCGTCCGGTATTGGATTACGTGAAGCGGATCACCAAGGAGTCGCCACGCACGGTGGTGACGGTGTTCATTCCCGAATATGTGGTCGGCCATTGGTGGGAGCAGGTGCTGCACAACCAGAGCGCGCTGCGGTTGAAGGGCAGACTGCTCTTCGAACCGAACGTCATGGTGACTTCGGTACCCTGGCAGCTCAACTCGTCGGAGCGGCTCAAGACACTGCAGCCGCAGTCCGCGCCCGGCGATGCACGAAGAGGATTTCTTGATTGA
- a CDS encoding potassium channel family protein, giving the protein MRVVVMGCGRVGASLADGLARIGHEVAVIDRDATAFNRLSPEFSGERVLGMGFDRDVLLRAGIEEAGAFAAVSSGDNSNIISARVARETFGVERVVARIYDAKRAAVYERLGIPTVATVPWTTDRLLNVLTRDSETTKWRDPSGNVGVAELPLHEDWAGHPVTELEAATGGRAAFILRLGSGLLPDAKTVIQAGDHVFLAAISGHIAEALAISALPPNEDSQ; this is encoded by the coding sequence GTGCGGGTAGTGGTGATGGGGTGCGGCCGGGTCGGCGCATCGCTGGCGGACGGCTTGGCCAGGATCGGCCATGAAGTGGCCGTCATCGACCGGGATGCGACGGCGTTCAACAGGCTGTCCCCCGAGTTCTCCGGTGAGCGGGTGCTCGGCATGGGCTTCGACCGGGATGTCCTGCTGCGTGCCGGGATTGAGGAAGCAGGCGCGTTCGCCGCGGTGTCCTCGGGTGATAACTCGAACATCATCTCCGCCCGGGTGGCGCGCGAGACCTTCGGCGTGGAGCGCGTGGTGGCACGTATCTACGACGCCAAACGCGCCGCCGTCTACGAACGCCTGGGCATCCCCACCGTGGCGACCGTTCCGTGGACCACCGACCGGCTGCTCAACGTGCTCACCCGGGATTCCGAGACCACCAAATGGCGTGATCCGTCCGGCAATGTCGGGGTCGCCGAGCTACCACTGCACGAGGACTGGGCGGGCCACCCGGTGACCGAACTGGAGGCCGCCACCGGCGGCCGGGCCGCATTCATACTGCGACTGGGCTCCGGGCTGCTCCCGGACGCCAAGACCGTCATCCAGGCCGGTGACCACGTGTTCCTCGCCGCCATCTCCGGGCATATCGCCGAGGCGCTGGCGATCTCGGCCCTGCCGCCCAATGAGGACAGCCAATGA
- a CDS encoding potassium channel family protein, with amino-acid sequence MKVAIAGAGAVGRSIARELVANHDVTLLERDPEHIDVDAIPAAHWRLGDACELSLLESVRLEEFDVVIAATGDDKANVVLSLLAKTEFAVPRVVARVNDPRNEWLFDENWGVDVAVSTPRMLASLVEEAVAVGDLVRLLSFRKGHANLVEITLPDDTPWGGKAVKRLNLPRDASLVTILRGPRVIVPEGDEPLEGGDELVFVATADAEDELRELLLRPQAR; translated from the coding sequence ATGAAGGTCGCCATCGCCGGGGCCGGGGCCGTCGGCCGGTCCATCGCACGGGAGCTGGTGGCCAATCACGATGTCACCCTGCTCGAGCGTGATCCCGAACACATCGACGTCGACGCCATCCCGGCCGCGCACTGGCGCCTCGGCGATGCCTGCGAGCTCAGCCTGCTGGAGTCGGTCCGGTTGGAGGAATTCGACGTGGTCATCGCCGCGACCGGTGATGACAAGGCCAACGTGGTGCTCAGCCTGCTGGCCAAGACCGAATTCGCGGTGCCCCGGGTGGTGGCTCGGGTCAACGACCCCCGCAACGAGTGGCTGTTCGACGAGAACTGGGGCGTCGATGTGGCGGTGTCCACACCGCGGATGCTGGCCTCCCTGGTGGAAGAAGCCGTCGCCGTGGGCGACCTGGTGCGGCTGCTGAGCTTCCGCAAGGGCCACGCCAACCTGGTGGAGATCACGCTGCCCGATGACACCCCGTGGGGTGGTAAGGCCGTCAAACGGCTCAACCTGCCGCGTGACGCATCCCTGGTGACGATCCTGCGGGGTCCGCGGGTCATCGTGCCCGAAGGCGACGAACCGTTGGAAGGTGGCGACGAGCTGGTGTTCGTGGCGACCGCCGACGCCGAGGACGAGCTCCGCGAGTTGCTGCTGCGCCCTCAGGCGCGCTGA
- a CDS encoding DUF3159 domain-containing protein has translation MGGISGLIYSSLPVLVFVPMSTNVGLLPAIYAALGVAALVMVWRLIRKDSLQPAVSGFMGVGISALIAYLVGESKGYFLLGIWSSLVWASVFTLSVLIRRPVVGYIWGWVNNHDRDWRKVPRAVLAFDIATLTWVAVFASRFVVQRHLYDADDTGLLGVARIAMGWPLTGVAAVITYFAIRVAQRALHAQTSDQRA, from the coding sequence ATGGGCGGCATCAGCGGGCTGATCTACTCCTCGCTGCCGGTGCTGGTTTTCGTGCCGATGTCCACCAATGTGGGCCTGCTGCCCGCGATCTACGCCGCCCTCGGGGTTGCGGCGCTGGTCATGGTGTGGCGGTTGATCCGCAAGGATTCCCTGCAGCCCGCCGTGTCCGGGTTCATGGGCGTCGGCATCAGCGCGCTGATCGCCTATCTGGTCGGCGAATCCAAAGGCTATTTCCTGCTGGGCATCTGGTCATCCCTGGTGTGGGCATCGGTGTTCACGCTCTCGGTGCTGATCCGGCGTCCCGTGGTCGGCTACATCTGGGGCTGGGTCAACAACCACGATCGCGACTGGCGCAAGGTGCCGCGCGCCGTGCTGGCCTTCGACATCGCGACGCTCACCTGGGTGGCGGTGTTCGCGTCGCGCTTTGTGGTGCAGCGTCATCTCTACGATGCCGATGACACCGGCCTGCTCGGGGTCGCCCGCATCGCGATGGGCTGGCCGCTGACCGGGGTGGCGGCGGTCATCACCTATTTCGCCATCCGGGTCGCGCAGCGCGCGCTGCACGCGCAGACGTCCGATCAGCGCGCCTGA
- a CDS encoding OB-fold nucleic acid binding domain-containing protein: MATAEGYLRRLTRRLTEDPEQLDVEELSGEAAGTGAQKAIDCQRGQEVTMVGTLRSVECNGKGCAGGVKAELFDGTDAVTLVWLGQRRIPGIESGRTLRVHGRLGQLDNGTKAMYNPLYEIQK; the protein is encoded by the coding sequence ATGGCTACGGCCGAAGGGTATCTGCGTCGGCTCACCCGCCGATTGACGGAAGACCCCGAGCAACTCGACGTCGAGGAACTCAGCGGCGAGGCCGCCGGGACCGGCGCGCAAAAGGCAATCGACTGTCAGCGCGGTCAGGAAGTCACGATGGTCGGCACGCTGCGCAGCGTCGAATGCAACGGCAAGGGCTGCGCCGGTGGGGTCAAGGCCGAACTGTTCGACGGCACCGACGCGGTCACCCTGGTGTGGCTGGGCCAGCGGCGCATCCCGGGCATCGAATCCGGGCGGACGCTGCGGGTGCACGGTCGTCTCGGACAGCTCGACAACGGCACCAAGGCCATGTACAACCCGCTCTACGAGATCCAGAAGTGA
- a CDS encoding serine aminopeptidase domain-containing protein → MAVNLRGVTTVLLAGTGSDDDYVYRAFSGPLHEVGAIVVTPAPEPRRLVAGYLDAVDDAARSGAPIAVGGVSIGAAVATAWALRHPSAAVAVLAALPAWSGAPANAPAALTARHSARQLRDEGLAATIAAMQAGSPGWLAAELTRSWLAQWPALPDAMDEAAAYVAPTVDELGTLTVPLALVAAVDDPVHPADVAVEWAAAARHAALRTVTLQEMGADPSRLGAACVAALSEI, encoded by the coding sequence ATGGCGGTCAACTTGCGTGGTGTGACAACGGTTCTGCTGGCCGGAACCGGATCCGATGACGACTATGTCTATCGGGCGTTCTCCGGGCCGCTGCACGAGGTCGGTGCGATCGTCGTCACACCCGCGCCCGAACCGCGGCGACTGGTCGCCGGATACCTGGACGCCGTGGACGATGCCGCGCGCAGCGGCGCGCCCATCGCGGTCGGCGGGGTCTCCATCGGCGCCGCGGTGGCCACCGCCTGGGCACTGCGGCATCCGAGCGCCGCCGTGGCGGTGCTGGCCGCATTGCCGGCCTGGTCGGGCGCGCCCGCTAATGCGCCCGCCGCGCTGACGGCACGGCATTCGGCGCGCCAGCTGCGCGACGAGGGACTGGCCGCCACCATCGCCGCGATGCAGGCGGGCAGCCCGGGGTGGTTGGCCGCCGAGCTGACCCGGTCCTGGCTGGCCCAGTGGCCCGCGCTACCGGACGCCATGGACGAGGCCGCGGCGTATGTGGCGCCCACGGTCGACGAACTCGGCACGCTGACGGTGCCGCTCGCACTGGTGGCCGCGGTGGACGACCCCGTGCATCCGGCCGACGTCGCGGTGGAATGGGCGGCGGCGGCCCGGCACGCGGCGCTGCGGACGGTGACGCTGCAGGAGATGGGCGCGGACCCGTCGCGGTTGGGTGCGGCCTGCGTGGCCGCCCTGTCGGAGATCTAG
- a CDS encoding DUF3710 domain-containing protein, protein MRRTFEFVKEGESVTDEAEDFDGPFDIEDFDDPESAKHARLDLGSVLVPMPAAGQVRVELTDQGVPSSVWVVTPHGRFTIAAYAAPKSAGLWREVAAELADSLRKDGAKVRVEDGRWGREVVGIGTSAPQGQQPGVVRFIGVDGYRWMIRCVVNGLPEDADALAEEAREALADTVVRRGDTPLPVRTPLTVQLPEAMAAQLRIAAEQAQAQPQTQGEVPPEPAARRSAEGSAMQQMRSTITGG, encoded by the coding sequence ATCCGGCGGACATTCGAGTTTGTGAAAGAGGGCGAAAGCGTGACTGACGAAGCCGAAGACTTCGACGGACCGTTCGACATCGAGGACTTCGACGATCCGGAGTCGGCCAAGCATGCGCGGCTGGACCTCGGGTCCGTTCTGGTCCCGATGCCCGCGGCCGGGCAGGTCCGGGTGGAACTGACCGATCAGGGGGTGCCCAGCTCGGTCTGGGTCGTCACCCCCCACGGCCGGTTCACCATCGCGGCCTACGCGGCTCCGAAGTCGGCCGGGCTGTGGCGCGAGGTCGCCGCCGAGCTGGCCGACTCGCTGCGCAAGGACGGCGCGAAGGTCCGGGTCGAGGACGGTCGCTGGGGCCGTGAGGTGGTCGGCATCGGCACCTCGGCGCCGCAGGGCCAGCAGCCCGGCGTGGTGCGGTTCATCGGAGTCGACGGCTACCGCTGGATGATCCGCTGCGTGGTCAACGGGCTGCCCGAGGACGCCGATGCGCTGGCCGAAGAGGCCCGCGAAGCGTTGGCGGACACCGTGGTTCGTCGCGGTGACACGCCGCTACCGGTGCGCACGCCGCTGACCGTGCAGCTGCCCGAGGCGATGGCCGCCCAGCTACGCATCGCCGCCGAACAGGCCCAGGCCCAGCCCCAGACCCAGGGTGAGGTGCCGCCGGAGCCGGCGGCGCGGCGCAGCGCCGAAGGGTCGGCGATGCAGCAGATGCGCAGCACGATCACCGGCGGCTGA
- the dut gene encoding dUTP diphosphatase codes for MPTSLAVVRLDRDLPMPSRAHDGDAGVDLFSAVDVELAPGHRALVPTGIAVAIPHGMVGLIHPRSGLATRVGLSIVNTPGTVDAGYRGEIKVTLINLDPQQPITVRRGDRIAQLLVQRVELPELVEVASFDEAGLADTSRGAGGHGSSGGHSSL; via the coding sequence GTGCCCACTTCTCTGGCGGTCGTGCGATTGGATCGCGACCTCCCCATGCCCAGCCGGGCCCATGACGGTGACGCCGGCGTCGACCTGTTCAGCGCCGTCGACGTCGAACTGGCGCCCGGCCACCGCGCGTTGGTGCCGACCGGGATCGCGGTCGCCATCCCGCACGGCATGGTCGGACTCATCCATCCGCGGTCGGGATTGGCCACCCGCGTGGGACTTTCGATCGTCAACACGCCCGGCACCGTCGACGCGGGCTACCGTGGCGAGATCAAGGTGACACTGATCAACCTCGACCCGCAGCAGCCGATCACGGTGCGGCGCGGAGATCGCATCGCCCAGCTGCTGGTACAGCGGGTGGAGCTGCCCGAACTCGTCGAGGTGGCATCGTTCGACGAGGCCGGACTGGCCGACACGTCCCGCGGCGCGGGCGGGCACGGTTCATCCGGCGGACATTCGAGTTTGTGA
- a CDS encoding DUF3093 domain-containing protein, translating into MSDTRAITQTVRYRERLRVPWWFWLPGLGLAALIAAEVNMGVEGLPDWVPYAVLLPVAAATLMWAGRMEVRVVQNGNGPDGAVELWAGPAHLPVSVISRSAEVPRSAKSAALGRQLDPAAYVLHKAWVGPMVLVVLDDPDDPTPYWLVSCRHPDRVLAALRS; encoded by the coding sequence GTGTCCGACACGCGCGCCATCACCCAAACCGTGCGCTACCGCGAGCGCCTACGGGTGCCGTGGTGGTTCTGGTTGCCGGGATTGGGCCTCGCGGCGCTGATCGCCGCCGAAGTGAACATGGGCGTCGAGGGGCTGCCGGACTGGGTGCCCTATGCGGTGCTGTTGCCGGTCGCCGCGGCCACGCTGATGTGGGCCGGACGCATGGAGGTCCGGGTCGTCCAGAACGGGAACGGGCCGGACGGCGCCGTCGAATTGTGGGCCGGCCCGGCGCATCTGCCGGTGAGCGTCATCTCACGGTCCGCCGAAGTGCCCAGGTCCGCCAAGTCGGCGGCGCTGGGCCGTCAGCTCGACCCGGCCGCCTACGTCCTGCACAAGGCGTGGGTCGGCCCGATGGTGCTCGTCGTGCTCGACGACCCGGACGACCCCACCCCGTACTGGTTGGTCAGCTGCCGTCACCCCGACCGGGTGCTGGCCGCGCTGCGCAGCTGA
- a CDS encoding DUF4193 domain-containing protein — translation MATDYDAPRRTETDDVSEDSLEELKARRNEAQSAVVDVDESESAESFELPGADLSGEELSVRVVPKQADEFTCSSCFLVHHRSRLASEKNGMYICTDCAA, via the coding sequence ATGGCTACCGACTACGACGCTCCACGGCGAACCGAGACAGACGATGTGTCCGAGGATTCGCTGGAAGAGCTCAAAGCGCGACGTAACGAGGCCCAATCGGCCGTTGTGGACGTCGATGAATCAGAGTCCGCGGAGTCGTTCGAGTTGCCGGGCGCGGATCTGTCCGGCGAGGAACTGTCGGTTCGTGTGGTCCCGAAGCAGGCCGATGAGTTCACCTGCTCGAGCTGCTTTTTGGTGCATCACCGCAGCCGACTGGCCAGCGAGAAGAACGGCATGTACATCTGCACCGACTGCGCGGCGTGA